The region GTGGACAACATGGGAGGCGGCGGTGAGGTTGAGCCCGGCACCACCCGCCTTGAGCGAGAGCACGAAGAACGGCACGGCTTCGTCCTCCTGAAATCGGCGCACCAGATCCTTGCGCTTCTTCACCTCGGTCTCGCCATGGAGAACGAGACCGGGACGCCCGAACACCGATCCGAGGAAAGCGGCAAGAGGAGCGGTCACCTCTCGGAATTGCGTGAAGACGAGCACCTTCTCCTGCTTGGCCGCGATGACCTCGGCAATGTCGCGCAGGCGCGCCCACTTGCCGCTGTCTTCCTCCATCCAGGCTCCGTCGCCGAGCCACTGCGACGGATGGTTGCAGATCTGTTTGAACCGCATCAGAAACGACAGCACGACCCCCTTGCGCCGGATGCCCTCGGCGTCGTCGAGTAGTTCGGACAGCTCCTTCACGGCCTGCTGGTAGAGGGCGGCCTGCTTGCGGCTGAGCGGGCAGAAGGCTTTGACCTCGGTCTTGTCGGGCAGGTCGGCGATGACGGTTTTGTCGGTTTTCAGGCGCCGCAGGATGTAGGGACGCACGACCTCACGCAGCGGGGCGTACGGGTTGTGGGGCCTGTCCGCGAGTCGTTTGACGAGGGTGGTGAACTCCTTCGCTGACCCGAGCAAGCCGGGGTTGATGAAGTCGAAGATGGACCAGAGATCTCCGAGCCGGTTCTCGATCGGCGTGCCGGTGAGCGCAAACCGCGCCCGCGCCTCGAGTTTCTTGGCGGCCCGTGTCTGCTTGGCCTCCGGGTTCTTGATGGCCTGCGCCTCGTCGAGGACGACCAGGTGCCACGAGGTGTCTGGCAGCCACGGCATGCGGAGCAGCGAGCCGTAGCTGGTGATGACCAGATCCACATCCGCGAGGCGCTGCGGCTCGAGCGCCTTGAGCTCGGCGGCCGGGAGCGCCGATGGATGAGCGACGAGCGCCCTCAAGCTTGGCGCGAACCGCTCGATCTCCGAGGCCCAATTCGCCAGGAGCGAGGCAGGTGCAACGAGCAGGCTCGGTCGTCTCTTGACCTTGGCCTCGTGCTTGAGAACCAGCAGCAACGACAGCACCTGGATGGTCTTTCCCAAACCCATGTCGTCGGCGAGGCACGCCCCGAGACCGAGATTGGAAAGCAGGTAGAGCCAGCGCACACCCACCTGCTGGTAGGGCCGCAGTGTGCCGTGGAGCCCGCAGCCGGGTTCGACGCGGGCCAGCCCCTCCGGGCTGCGAAGACATTTCAACGTGTCAGCGAGCCACGGACCCGCGACCACCTGAGCCCAGTCGGCGTCGGTGCGGCCGGTGGCTGCGTCGGGTGCGACGTCGGCACCAGCGACCATGCGCATGGCCTCGGCGAAGGTGAGGCCGTTGTCGGCTGCAGCTCGCTCGACCTGGCGGAAGTGTTCGAGCATCCGGCCGAGCCGCGCGCGATCGACTTCGACCCAGCGCCCGCGCACCAGCGCGAGCCCGTCGGACTTTGCCAGCAGCTCCTTGATCTCGCCGGCCGTCAACCGCTCGCCGTCGAGCGTGACCTCCATGCGAAAGTCGAGCAGCGCGTCCTGGCCCAAAGCCGACGGTGCCTTGCCGCCAACGGTAGCTGTCACCTGCGGGCGGAGAGGACGGTTTGCCCTCCAGGTAGCGGGCATCCGCACGACGACACCCGCACTCTCCAGCAACGGGACATCACTTAGGAACTGGAAGGCCTCCCTGGGCGTCCAACGCAACGGGTGGAAAATCTCCCCCGCGTCGGCCATGGCTTTCAGCCACGCGCAACTCTCCGCCGCGCGCTGGACGGGGAGCAGCAGCGACAACAGGCGCGTCTTGTTTGAAGCGCCGGCGTACTCGCGGAGCGCCTGACCCAGGGGCACGTGCTGCGCTTTGGCGTGTGCGGACAATCGGGTCGTGTAGGTCGCGAGGAAAGCAAACGGCGCCTCCTCGTCCTTGCGGTTCTCGGCGAGGTTGAAGTGTACGCGACCGACGAGGTTCCAGGCCGGGCTGTGGCGCTTGAGAAAGTCCTGCACCGAGCCTTTCGACGCGGCCAGCTCAGATCCGAACGCCGCATCGAGCTCTTCCCAAAGAGCGTGCAGGACCGCCGCCGTCAGGTACTCCGCGCCGATCATGGGCGGTGCAGCCGAGGCCACCGACTCGAGCTCGTCTTCGGACGGGGCCGGGATGTGCACCTTCGCGCCGTGCTCTTCGGCATCCGGCAGCGTGCAGAGGGTGGTCACGTATCGGGCGCCGAATTCACGCCAGTAGGCGAGGACTGGTGGAAGAAAGATCCCGATCTCGCCCGCTCCGAGTCGTAGCAAACCGTGACCCGAGCCGCGCGCGAACGCCTCCAGCAGACGCTGGGCGAGCCCTGGCTCCAACCTCGGCGCGTCGTCTACCTGGCCTAAAATGAGACGGCCGTGCGGGGTGAGAATGGGGGCAAAGGAGACTGGACCCATCGCGGCCGTCTACTCTTCCTTGCCGCCACGACATGGCCGGCTCCTCAGCTTCGACATGGGCACTTTCACCGGATTTCTATTGGCCCCGGGTTATGGGCGATCTCGGTGAGATATGCAATGTGGCAAGGTAGCCCCAAATCCTGCGATGGCTTTGCACAGCCGCGCAAAGATGGTACGCGAAGAGTGCATGGCTCGGCACCAACAGCACCCCGCGTTTCGGCGAGACGTTTCGAGGGCGCCCGCAATGAACTCTCGACTCTCAACTCTATACTGCTAACTGGTACGCCATGTTCCTCGATCTCTTCTACGGTCTGCGCGACGCCGGCGTTCCGCTCGCCATCCAAGAATGGCAGACGTTTCTGCGCGCGCTCGAAGAGGGGCTGCATGGATCGAGCTTGCTGCGCTTCTACCATCTCGGACGCGCCTGTCTGATCAAGAGCGAAACCTACTTCGACGCCTACGATCGTGTCTTCGCGCGGGTGTTCAAGGGCGTCGAGGGCGCGCTTGGCGATGACGTCACCGAGAAGGTGATGGAGTGGCTGCGCGACCCGAAGAACTTTCCGAACTTGTCACCCGAGGAGTTGGCGAAGCTGCAGCGCCTCAATGTCGACGAGCTCATGCAGCGCTTTCTCGAAACCTTGCAGCAGCAAACGGAGCGTCACGACGGCGGCGGACGCTGGATCGGCACCGGCGGCAAGTCGCCGTTCGGGCACGGCGGCCAGCACCCCACGGGCATTCGTGTCGGCGGCAAGTCCACGGGTCGGTCGGCCATGAAGGTCGCCGAGGAGCGGCGCTTCAAGGACTACCGCACGGACATGGCGCTCGATGTGCGGCAATTGAAGGTCTCACTGCGCCGTCTGCGCCAGCTCACGCGCAGCGGCGATGCCACTGAACTCGATCTCGACGAGACCATCGATGAAACCTGCAAGAACGCCGGCGAAATCGAACTGGTCTTCCGCCCGCCGCGACGCAACGACGTCCGCCTCCTGCTACTGATGGATGTCGGCGGCACGATGGAACCCTACTTCGAGCCCGTCAGCCAGCTCCTGA is a window of Candidatus Binatia bacterium DNA encoding:
- a CDS encoding VWA domain-containing protein; this translates as MFLDLFYGLRDAGVPLAIQEWQTFLRALEEGLHGSSLLRFYHLGRACLIKSETYFDAYDRVFARVFKGVEGALGDDVTEKVMEWLRDPKNFPNLSPEELAKLQRLNVDELMQRFLETLQQQTERHDGGGRWIGTGGKSPFGHGGQHPTGIRVGGKSTGRSAMKVAEERRFKDYRTDMALDVRQLKVSLRRLRQLTRSGDATELDLDETIDETCKNAGEIELVFRPPRRNDVRLLLLMDVGGTMEPYFEPVSQLLTALHEDRSLRDFQAYYFHNCLYDDVYTAARMSRADAVPTGDILRRLDSRWKVALVGDAAMHPAELLEPHGNIDPRRTSPTPGVVWLHRVASHFDRSVWLNPEGPAYWEAQTVRLVRRLFPMFHLSVDGLTQALHTLVGARAA
- a CDS encoding DEAD/DEAH box helicase, coding for MGPVSFAPILTPHGRLILGQVDDAPRLEPGLAQRLLEAFARGSGHGLLRLGAGEIGIFLPPVLAYWREFGARYVTTLCTLPDAEEHGAKVHIPAPSEDELESVASAAPPMIGAEYLTAAVLHALWEELDAAFGSELAASKGSVQDFLKRHSPAWNLVGRVHFNLAENRKDEEAPFAFLATYTTRLSAHAKAQHVPLGQALREYAGASNKTRLLSLLLPVQRAAESCAWLKAMADAGEIFHPLRWTPREAFQFLSDVPLLESAGVVVRMPATWRANRPLRPQVTATVGGKAPSALGQDALLDFRMEVTLDGERLTAGEIKELLAKSDGLALVRGRWVEVDRARLGRMLEHFRQVERAAADNGLTFAEAMRMVAGADVAPDAATGRTDADWAQVVAGPWLADTLKCLRSPEGLARVEPGCGLHGTLRPYQQVGVRWLYLLSNLGLGACLADDMGLGKTIQVLSLLLVLKHEAKVKRRPSLLVAPASLLANWASEIERFAPSLRALVAHPSALPAAELKALEPQRLADVDLVITSYGSLLRMPWLPDTSWHLVVLDEAQAIKNPEAKQTRAAKKLEARARFALTGTPIENRLGDLWSIFDFINPGLLGSAKEFTTLVKRLADRPHNPYAPLREVVRPYILRRLKTDKTVIADLPDKTEVKAFCPLSRKQAALYQQAVKELSELLDDAEGIRRKGVVLSFLMRFKQICNHPSQWLGDGAWMEEDSGKWARLRDIAEVIAAKQEKVLVFTQFREVTAPLAAFLGSVFGRPGLVLHGETEVKKRKDLVRRFQEDEAVPFFVLSLKAGGAGLNLTAASHVVHFDRWWNPAVENQATDRAFRIGQTKNVLVHKFVCRGTVEEKIDQLIESKRQLSQDLLEGGAELLLTELKDAEL